One genomic region from Argentina anserina chromosome 2, drPotAnse1.1, whole genome shotgun sequence encodes:
- the LOC126784195 gene encoding LOW QUALITY PROTEIN: disease resistance protein RUN1-like (The sequence of the model RefSeq protein was modified relative to this genomic sequence to represent the inferred CDS: inserted 1 base in 1 codon), producing MNMMSADLLPQQKYDVFLSFRGEDTRYTFTSHLYAALQXKKIHTFIDNRLERGDEVEDSLLKAIKQSKLSVIIFSKHYAFSRWCLDELCHILDCKGKMGQFVIPVFHDVDPSHVRKQLGSYADAFAYLCGRFEDNKVSMWREALTITANLSGFASQDIRPESKLVETIVNVISMKLNRHLSIDLNGQVGLEPHIQQIASLLCMHTQDVRKIGIWGMGGIGKTTIADAVFQKFSAQFDACSFLANVREKSDRNGLDHLRNELLRELLNEEHLSIGTPSIGSIFVKERLSRTKVLIVLDDVSDLRHLEFLPGDQVEFGPGSRVIVTTRNRCILKDHHVYRVMKLNFDDALELFQLRAFKDNSSRADYYDLSRKVVDYAKGNPLALKVLGSAFLHCNSTEEWEDELKKLKRFPNKLDTQLKGIFLDVACYLKGENISDAKRILEIHGFCSSSHGISILIDMSLISISKHNRLKMHDLVQEMGWLIVREECNEEPGKRTRLSNADAYRVLKNNTGTAKVQAMFLEMSSIPELPLSPAAFSNMNNLKLLKIYAPEKVPVELSWRNMNTEEQQLISFPLLYEAKRLLSFFAKSNICSSLRLKKLHSSLRGYIGMKSLDNLDGESLNNLRSRVDFPEGLDYLPEELKYLHWEEYPLKSLPSKFSPINLVELHMPGSPVERLWNKGQNLENLKTMNLSYCKHLIEVPDLSRCLNIEKIDLSFCEGLNQLPSYFKDLDKLADLDLGSCSQLKILPEIPCNVTFLRLSGTAIQDIPSSIWSHQKLETLGLSYCRHLKSLTRTAWKLKSNLYSGDRNPIGPQKLHLFGCKNLDTLPDSIYSLNRLETLNLTGCEKLKNLPPFSVDSCSLTSIDLSGCSNLLGVPDGLIGLSTLHEIRLGGTMIESVPASIKNARRLRKLYLNNCEKLQNLPELPPLVRVLEADNCTSLKSVAGSSSTAVHQPQRCDQKDVEALNYCPQEKCMFTNCFVLNESSRSNIMSDAVLRIMRLSSSLYSGGDSNIKEFIVISPGKKIPRWFSYQTEGCHIRVKFPPDWFDTANFMGFAVSIVFGLDNLDRDDGGFSLTCKCSFKTCDNGGYEYSYRLPWIRCTIPESVHSGQVLALYSKDTFWRGSSPIPLDKVTEASFHFYQEANPYENLNKLKVNKCGIRIPTDN from the exons ATGAATATGATGTCTGCTGATCTTCTCCCACAACAGAAGTATGATGTCTTTCTTAGTTTCAGAGGCGAGGACACCCGTTATACATTTACTAGCCATCTCTATGCTGctttac agaaaaaaatccaCACCTTCATTGATAATAGACTGGAGAGAGGAGATGAAGTTGAAGATTCCCTATTGAAAGCAATAAAGCAATCGAAGCTTTCTGTAATCATTTTCTCAAAACACTATGCTTTTTCGCGGTGGTGCTTGGATGAACTTTGCCATATACTAGATTGCAAGGGGAAAATGGGGCAGTTTGTTATACCGGTTTTTCACGACGTAGATCCATCACATGTACGAAAGCAACTGGGAAGTTATGCAGATGCATTTGCTTATCTTTGTGGACGTTTTGAAGACAACAAAGTGAGCATGTGGAGGGAAGCTTTGACCATCACAGCCAATCTATCCGGGTTTGCTTCACAAGATATCAG GCCTGAGTCTAAATTAGTTGAGACAATTGTCAATGTTATTTCGATGAAGTTGAATCGTCACTTGTCAATTGACTTAAACGGACAGGTTGGACTTGAACCTCACATTCAACAGATTGCATCATTGTTATGCATGCACACTCAAGATGTTCGAAAGATAGGTATTTGGGGTATGGGTGGTATTGGGAAGACCACCATTGCCGATGCTGTATTTCAAAAATTCTCAGCTCAATTCGATGCTTGTTCATTTCTTGCGAATGTTAGGGAAAAATCAGACAGAAATGGATTAGATCATTTACGAAATGAACTTCTTCGTGAGTTATTGAACGAAGAACATCTAAGTATAGGCACTCCATCCATAGGGTCAATTTTTGTTAAAGAGAGACTTTCTCGTACCAAGGTCCTTATTGTTCTTGATGATGTGAGTGACTTAAGACATTTAGAATTTTTACCGGGAGATCAAGTTGAGTTTGGTCCTGGAAGTAGAGTCATCGTAACAACTAGAAATAGGTGCATATTGAAAGATCATCACGTGTACAGGGTGATGAAATTAAATTTCGATGATGCTCTTGAGCTTTTTCAGTTGAGAGCTTTCAAAGATAATTCTTCCAGAGCAGATTATTATGACTTGTCAAGAAAGGTGGTAGATTATGCTAAAGGCAACCCCTTGGCTCTTAAAGTTTTGGGTTCTGCATTCCTTCATTGCAACAGCACAGAAGAGTGGGAAGATGAATTGAAAAAGTTGAAAAGATTTCCCAACAA ACTAGACACACAATTAAAGGGAATATTTCTGGATGTTGCATGTTATCTCAAAGGCGAGAATATTAGTGATGCCAAAAGAATTTTAGAGATACATGGGTTTTGTTCATCATCACATGGAATTTCAATTCTGATAGACATGTCTCTCATATCAATTTCAAAACATAACCGCTTAAAGATGCATGATTTGGTGCAAGAAATGGGCTGGTTAATTGTTCGTGAAGAATGTAATGAAGAGCCTGGAAAACGGACTAGGTTGTCTAATGCAGATGCTTATCGAGTACTCAAAAATAATACT GGAACTGCAAAAGTTCAAGCCATGTTCCTGGAAATGTCTAGCATCCCAGAGCTACCATTGAGTCCTGCAGCCTTCAGCAATATGAATAACCTGAAGTTGCTCAAAATTTATGCACCAGAAAAGGTGCCTGTGGAATTGTCATGGAGAAATATGAATACAGAGGAGCAGCAACTAATCTCATTTCCTCTGCTTTACGAGGCCAAAAGACTGCTGTCTTTCTTTGCCAAATCAAATATTTGCAGTTCCCTGAGGTTGAAAAAGTTGCACAGTTCTCTCCGCGGTTACATTGGAATGAAAAGTCTGGACAATTTGGATGGTGAATCTCTCAACAACTTACGTAGCAGAGTGGATTTTCCTGAAGGTCTCGACTATCTTCCGGAAGAACTTAAATATCTTCACTGGGAAGAATACCCTTTGAAATCTTTGCCTTCAAAATTTTCTCCGATCAACCTTGTTGAGCTTCATATGCCCGGTAGTCCAGTTGAGCGACTTTGGAATAAGGGCCAG AATCTAGAAAACTTAAAAACGATGAATCTCAGCTACTGCAAACACTTGATTGAAGTTCCAGATCTCTCCCGGTGTCTGAATATTGAGAAAATAGACCTTAGTTTCTGTGAAGGTTTGAATCAACTTCCTTCTTATTTCAAAGATCTTGACAAGCTTGCTGATCTAGATTTAGGCAGCTGCTCGCAACTTAAAATTCTTCCTGAGATACCATGCAACGTGACTTTTCTACGTTTATCTGGGACTGCAATACAAGATATACCATCATCGATTTGGTCTCACCAAAAACTTGAAACATTAGGTCTTAGTTACTGTCGACACCTTAAGAGTCTCACAAGGACTGCTTGGAAGCTGAAATCGAACTTGTATAGTGGTGATCGAAATCCAATTGGACCTCAGAAATTACACTTGTTTGGCTGCAAAAACCTTGATACCCTCCCAGATAGTATCTACAGTTTAAACCGTCTTGAAACGCTCAATCTCACAGGCTGTGAGAAACTAAAAAACTTGCCTCCCTTTTCAGTTGATTCCTGCTCTTTGACCAGCATCGACCTCAGTGGCTGCAGCAATCTATTAGGAGTTCCTGATGGTCTCATTGGTCTATCCACGTTACATGAGATACGTCTTGGGGGAACCATGATTGAGAGCGTACCTGCAAGCATTAAAAATGCTCGTCGCCTGCGCAAGCTATATCTGAACAATTGCGAGAAGCTTCAAAATTTACCAGAGCTCCCACCGCTCGTAAGAGTTTTGGAAGCAGATAACTGCACGTCCTTGAAGAGCGTGGCAGGGAGTTCTAGTACTGCAGTTCATCAGCCACAACGGTGCGATCAGAAAGACGTTGAAGCTCTTAATTACTGTCCCCAGGAGAAATGTATGTTCACTAATTGCTTCGTATTGAACGAGAGTTCAAGGAGCAACATAATGAGTGATGCAGTGCTCAGAATTATGCGGTTGTCATCATCGTTGTACAGTGGT GGGGATAGCAACATAAAAGAATTCATCGTGATATCACCGGGAAAGAAAATCCCACGCTGGTTCAGCTATCAAACTGAGGGATGTCATATACGCGTCAAGTTTCCTCCAGATTGGTTCGACACAGCCAACTTCATGGGTTTCGCTGTATCTATTGTTTTTGGACTTGACAACTTGGATCGAGACGATGGTGGCTTTTCCTTGACATGTAAGTGTAGTTTCAAAACCTGCGATAATGGTGGCTATGAATACAGTTACCGACTGCCGTGGATACGATGTACAATACCGGAAAGTGTCCATTCCGGTCAGGTGTTGGCACTCTACAGCAAGGACACATTTTGGCGGGGAAGTAGCCCCATTCCTTTGGACAAGGTCACGGAGGCGTCTTTTCACTTCTACCAGGAGGCAAATCCTTACGAAAACTTGAACAAACTCAAGGTCAACAAGTGTGGGATCCGAATCCCAACGGACAATTGA
- the LOC126783331 gene encoding V-type proton ATPase subunit c4, with the protein MASTAFSGDETAPFFGFLGAAAALVFSCMGAAYGTAKSGVGVASMGVMRPELVMKSIVPVVMAGVLGIYGLIIAVIISTGINPKAKSYYLFDGYAHLSSGLACGLAGLSAGMAIGIVGDAGVRANAQQPKLFVGMILILIFAEALALYGLIVGIILSSRAGQSRAD; encoded by the exons ATGGCCTCCACTGCTTTCAGCGGCGATGAAACCGCTCCCTTCTTCGGCTTCCTCGGCGCCGCCGCAGCTCTCGTCTTCTCCT GCATGGGCGCGGCGTACGGGACCGCCAAGAGCGGCGTCGGCGTGGCCTCGATGGGAGTGATGCGGCCGGAGCTGGTCATGAAGTCGATCGTTCCGGTGGTTATGGCGGGAGTGCTTGGGATCTACGGTCTCATTATTGCTGTGATTATCAGCACCGGGATTAATCCAAAGGCCAAGTCTTATTATCTGTTTGATGGATATGCTCACTTGTCCTCTGGCCTTGCTTGTGGCCTCGCCGGGCTTTCCGCCGGAATGGCCATCGGGATCGTCGGTGACGCCGGTGTCCG GGCCAATGCACAGCAGCCAAAGCTCTTTGTTGGTATGATCCTTATCCTCATCTTTGCTGAAGCTCTTGCTTTGTACGGTCTCATTGTGGGGATTATCCTCTCGTCCCGAGCAGGGCAATCTCGTGCAGACTAA